TGAATGCTTGCTTTATATTGTAGTTGAACTAAGATCTTGAGGCAGTACTGCAACTTGTCAACAAATATGTCTTCTGGTTTTTGGTGCTTTAGAGGAAACATGTGCTCTTGGCAATTTAGCCTTCCTGGAGAGGTAAATTACTTTTGATTCATTGTGATTTTTTAGCAACCTTACCTCATGGCCTTCTATTTCCTGATttatcaatgcatcatataaatccaGAATTGGCAGAGATTGCTTTTTCCCTTAACTTGTGGAATGGACACATGAAGTTGGAGGTTATTTTCAATGGCAACTTTGGACAGTATTCGTTTTCCTGCTAGATTGGTGAGCTATTTTGTTTGAAGTGAAGAATCGGTTTCATGGAAGGCCAATTGGAGTTGAGAGCAAGGTGAAAGAGATATTGtatcggcttgaatttcttctattgaatgcttgctttatatttttagttgaaaGTGAGATATTGAGGCGGTACTTCCGTTTAATTCAGAATTGTTGTAAATTCAATCGAGTTCTTGATGATAATTCGATatggttatgttttttttttattttttagagttcaattcttacttattaaattttattagttataattattttaaattttattaaatcatatattttaattaaaatatatttaatattaattatttcaaattatcttttatagtatcatataatatattatgatttgagtaaattcatataagaatattaattattaagaattttattaaattatatattttaagtataatatatttaataataattatgtttaaatatgattaaattatttattattcatattaataatcttatcaaaatttaaataacaataacaataataatttaccaaaacaaatttctggtaattattaagaattttattaaattatatattttaattaaaatatgtttaataataattatgtttaaatatgattaaaatatttattattgataataataatcttattaaaatttaaataacaataacaataatcatttaccaaaataaatttatgctaagggtattctagtcattttagttttttccactatgctattacacctctattccattcaaccaaacacaagattactattacgcatctattccattacattcaaccaaacagttgatttgctattacacctctaatccaatacacctctaatccaatacacttctaatccaatacatctctaatccaatacagcgaaccaaacgcactctTATTGTTTGAATTTAATTGAGacttcatattaaaatttaaagtctaTTCTTTATTATAAAAGgtattttagttttagaatttaggATGTTAAATGGATCTTGAATTGGTTTGTTTCATTTAGAGTAGATTCTTTTAAAAAGGGAACATGGGCGGGGATGAAATAGATCATCGGACTGCAGCAATTATGGTAATTGTTTGTTTCAATCTATTCTACTTCACTATTTAAAATTACTATTTGACCCTTGTATATTTATAACTATTAAAGGGTAAGTGTATGTTATAAAAAACCcatatgttttatgtttaaatgtttttcttgaataattatgtttaaatatttataagttttaaaaaagattgaaaatattttaaaaattaaaaaaaaacgattgaaaatattttaaaaaactaataaaaattaaattgaaatggcaTGGCGTGAAGTGGGGATGGATGGATGCATCCAACATCCATGGGGTGagtggttttcaaaattaaacatcCATAGTGGAGCGGGGGTGAGTGATGGGACAAAACACATCAACTATGAAACAATAGTGAATTTGACAATATTCGCACCCCAATCCTGTTTCATTGCCATCCAACTTGCATGAATTGATATCTAAACTTTTTTTAGACTTATTTAGTACTTAAATTTGGAATCGATTAATCGAGCTAGTTCATAACTAATCAActccaaaattttttattattgaaattgacAGCCAATAACACGATACCACTTGGCAAGCTACATCAACCAAGCATTATTTGAGaaacaataaaaaaactaaaaaaatattaaagatgtataaaaatctaaaattatataaaatcataataagaaaaactataaaaattcaaGAAACAATTCTAAAATTATGTATGAGAAAAATCCAAAAACtgaaacttttataaaaatattagctttttatattattattcttttaacattaatctcattataggttcttatcataTATAGTTCTTTTTGCacacaatgtctagaactaccaATAGCTCAtctccaacccttaaataagaggataatgcgctttagcgcactcgaacccacatcaTCCTATACTAGCAACAATGTCTATGCCAattgagctaaaactcaatcgacttttataacattatttttaattataaaaacatataaaataactaaaagtTATACCTCTAGAATGAATTTGAATAAATGTACAGCGTGATTAATCTAAATCTGAACacttatttatttaagttttttatgcacatgaaataaaaaaattataagatttttaaatattattattctttagAAATtctaaaaatcacattaacaattaaatatttataacttcACGTCTACCAAGTATAAAAAAGGTTTAATGGTGTAAAAAGgctctcaaactttttcaaaaaaacaattaagcctttgcttcttctttttttgcacTAAATTGGATATTTGAActgtcaaaatgcataaaaaaaaggccctcaaaatttttcaaaaaaagcaattgaGCCcctagtctttttttttttgcactaatTGGGTACTTAAACTGCCAAATTACATCAAAAAGGCTAAGGGTGGATCTAGGGAGAAGGCTGACAGGGGCCTCAACCcctttaaaatggaaaatttttcatttaggccgtttataatttataaaattttaaattaataatggtaaaattacacttttcccctcaaatgataaaaaaatgatttaatcctctaaaaattataaagatataggctattaaaatgacgaagttgtatttttactatcataaaaatatataatttaatttcgtcACCCCCAAACTAATTTTCTACCTTCGCCCCTGCTCCCTGTAAGTTGTAATTCTGGATCCGCCACTAAGAAAAATAATGTGGTTAACAATTTCCAAATTCAATTATTGATTAAGTCTAAAAAAAATTTACGTACCAACTAAGTACAAGTTACTAAAGTTTAGaggctaaaataaaaattaatccttacaaaaaaaatgtttaatataGATGTGTTCATAAGTTAAGATGAATTGtgatctaattttaaaaaaagtttaatgcTTAGGCTTGAGCCCAACTCAGTTTAACTTGTCGCAATTGTCATGGGTCGCGGATTAAAACCCGTGATGAATGCGCAAAGATTGTCTCATAGAggtcaattgattaaatgtgGCTCATTTAATCCACTTGCACTGACCCGATTCATGAAATACATGAAGAAGCCTATCTACTTGAAACCTTAATGGTCCAGTGAAACACTCCAGTAAAAATAGAGTTACTACGGTAATTATTGTAAACCTTAAGGGATaaagatgtatagagtttaaGTCTCTTAGGACTCTCATCTTGTAGATAAGCAACAATTTTAGTTGTCAATGTAATTCGATTTATACCGTTAAATCTAcaagagctcaactataaataaatgtttttcccctcatttgtaatcactcaATTACAAACCTTCAAAGTAATAGAATacttttgagagcatttactcaaacacttgtgTGCACTATTTTTCTTGTGGCTTTTTTGTTCGTTCACTGCTCTTTCGTTTTGAGTTTGCTTTACTTTGTTTTGGTACCTTAATAGAATTTGAACTTAAGAAATCGCCCAAGGTTGTGCGATTtgcaaaactaattaaatttttagtcCCATAACACAATGgcttattttactatttaaaaagtaaaaattaatattatattaatatttttatatttaaataaataaaaaatatttaatttgaaatcaGAAATCAAACTCACTCAAAATTGAAAAATCCTTGTTATTACCCACTCGCACAAATCACTTAACCCATTAGAACATTCAATGCCATATTCCCTTAGCCCATTGCATCATTAAAAGAAGGCCCATATCTGCATCCCGGTTAATCCACCCGGcccatcaaacatcacaaaccAGTACTTCAACTAGTTATGTTTAACAAGTTTTTTATAGTAAAAACACGACTTTCTGAACATTCTCTTTCAGAAAGGTAACACAAAATACATACAGGcagtgaattttgatttggaaaaCAAAAGCAAAGGGAAAACAAATTACAGTTGTCCACaatttcttatattttacatACAATCAAAGCACTGTAGGCAAAAGGATCCCTAATGCCTTCATTCCTGAGTCTGAAACGGCTTATATGTCTTGAGGCTTTGAATCAGTCCCTGAACCGATCCGGCTGCAGCAATGAGCGACACGATCAAGCAAGCCCAGCTTAGTATTTTCAGCCACGTCCACCTGAAAGAGTATTTGGGCAGATTCGTTTGAGCAATGTGCATCTCTATGGGGAAGTAGACTGTTAATGGCCAAAACGAGCCCGCCCCGATAAGACCCAAGAAATCGTTGAAGAATGGGAAAATCATGGCTACCACGGCTGTCACGACAACGTAGGATGTCCTCCACACCAGCCTGAAAAAGTTGAGGTAATAAACACCGTAGCATGGAATGTCAACGGCGTGTTCTCTTGTAATGAACTTGCTATCGGGCCATTGCCTGGCGCACCAGCCTTCGACGAATCCGAATAAGGGTTGGGCAAAAACCTGGATGCACGTTGGAATATTCAATGGAAATGAACttgtttcatgtatatatatacgtatctgtgtgtgtatgtatgtatgtatgtatgtatgtatgtgttttACCTGGTATGCACCAATAAGATGGATGGCAATGCAGATGTTGGCGAAGTCGATCAACCAAAAGGGTTCGTAGAAGCCGAAGCCGGTGAGGAAATTTCCCGGTGCGTCGTTCCCGAAGGCTGCGTATCCTACGAGGCCGCAAAGTACGTAGAATAAAGTGGTTGTTGAGACACCTAGGGTGGTTGCTCTCTTCATTGATTTGTTCTCTGGTGGGCTCGATTTGATCGTGTCCTGAAATCATAAgagaaaccaaaaaaataaataaataagagcaTGACTTTCATATGCCTTTGTATATATCCCCTTTACACCATTTAGTAGAACAGCATGTGCTAGTTATCGATTGCTACGAATCTAAAGTCTGTGCTTTGGAAAatgattctctttttttttagatgGGACAAAAAACAGTTGAAACTCAACTTAGCTTTGGACGTCACAATCCGTTGCTAATAGGTTCTTGATAActgataacaaaaaaaaaaaagttggaaaaggaaaggtttcaataatttttccttttggaaaaaGGCAATAGAATCTGTGGACCAAATTCTGCAGCATTTTGGCCATAGGAATCTTTTGGATCTCTATTATCTTACATATCTATCTTATACAGCCAAAACTTGACTAAGTATCTAGAAACGAAAGACAACCAAGTCTTCAATTCCGGCATTTAAATCAGGCACACATTTCAACTTTCATACAATCATCACATGATCTTATATACTCGCCTGAATCTCAACTAGGACGGTAGAATAAGCATAGGCAAAGGCAATGTCTCCAATAGCTTGGAATGTCCTCCAAATCTTTTCAGATCCTGACACGTCCACCCCTACTGTCACTCCAGTTAAGGTTGTCCTTACAGGTTCACCACCTTGATGTAATCCAGGGAACAGTTTGATTTAGATTAAATTCAAGCCACTTTATCAAGTAAACAAAACAGATTACTAAACTGATCATTGATTTTGTTTGTTAATTTTAAGTGGGATATGCTACTGTCATTCTTATTAGATGTTAAGGTTACCTGCAACTTTAGCTATGGAGAGCCCAAGGCCAATGGAAGAATAAGCGAAAGACATGATGGCTGCGAGAATGGATAGCCATGACAGGTTGTGAAAATTTGGGATTTGGCTGAGAACGATTTGGATGCAAGCAAAGATGACCATGAAAGGGTTGTTTGATGTTTGGCACTTCACGTGATGGCCATGCTTGTGGAAGCAATTTGACCTTTTGACAGCCCTGGTCAAAATGCAAATAGCGCACAACAAAAACAAGCAGTTAATAAAATCATTGTTACTGTAAAATTTTATAGTAACAAAAGGGTGGGGGGATGTAGTTTAATGTATAAGTAAAAGAATTTTACAATTACACCTAGGAGTGTTTAGTctgttaaccgacccgaaataatattaaccgaattaatcgacttttcaaaatttttaaccgttaaccgaatcgaaattttttcaaaataattaaccgaaccgaaattttttcggttaattcagtcggttaactgaattaaccaaaaattatatgttttttttatttttggttaaaaattaactgaattaaccgaattattcgaattaatcaaattacccgaattactcgaattaaccgaattgaatcactacataattaaaaacattacataagtctttgaatcactaacattacataagtcttgaaattaaattatttttatttattaaattatttgtaatttttatgattggattgggttgggtaattggatTGGGTTAGATATTTGGGTTTGGATTGAGTTTAGGTAAATAGtgagcctatttatatattataattttattgattaatttttttgattaaatcgaaaaaattcggttaaccgacaggtttcgaaccgaattaaccattaaccgaaaaattaaaaaataattaatcaacttccgaccgaaaaaatttgattaacagaccgattaaccgaattcggtcgattaaccgaattttttcgattttacccAAATTTTGCACACTACTACTTACACCATGCTAATGGATGCGGTGATAGTGTAACCAACAGTTACTCCAACAAGATTTGCATATTGAGCCAATCCACAAAGTTGGACTTTTCTTCCTCCTGcaaaaaagataagaaaaatataaacattgaaTATGGTGTGCTTCCATTAATGTTCGTGACAGaaaatcgacttggattttgggattgaattgaaatatcTACATGGGGAAGTAGTTTTTCTCTTTAAAATATAGTATATTATTCTTGGAACTGTAAACATGTTAAAGAGGTAGCAGTAGAGAAGAAATAATACGTAGTGAACACTAAATAATCATTTAATATAGTATTAATGTGAAGATTAACCGGTGAAATTAGTACCTAAGTAAGCTCTAACAACATCCATGTAGGTGTAGTTTCGCTTTCCGTGGACAGGATCAGGAGCTCTATAGCAATCAGCAAGGAGGGTGGAGGTGAAGTAGGTGATGAAGGAGAAAGCCATGAGGACAGCTGGTCCAACCACCCAACCCAACTGGGCAATTGCCCACGCAAGAGATAGCACTCCAGAACCAATCACAGCAGTGATAATATGAGCACTTGCAGTAACCCAAGTCCCttcaagtaaaaaaaagaaatcagGATCCCAAAGCAAGAACAAGCatattgaaagaagaaaaatgacCATGCAAAAAAATAAGCATTTTGAGGGGAAGAAAACAAATAACTACCGGTTCTTTTCGGTCGACCATCATCATCCAAGTTCTTGCAGATATCACCATTCTCATAATCCCCAGGGTTTCTCTCAATGAACATGCTAGTCTTCTGCATCTCTTTGGCCATCTCTTCAGTTCGCCTCAAAGCTCTGTCTCTCAAGTGTTTCAAgctaatatattggaaaagtaaAGAGCAAGAAGAGATACGGAGTTTAGAGAGAAAAGGCAAGCATATATAGGCATGGTTGTAGAGGCTTGGGGCAGTGGGGCAGTGGGGCAGTGGGGCAGTGGAATCACTGAAAGTGTTTTGGGCACGTTGGATGGTCGTCGTTTGGAGCTTGTGGTCTTCACTGATATCCCCACTCCCATACTAAGGTTTTGGGGAAAAATAATGATATTCCAATGGTAACCAACGATCCATTGTGATATTACAACAAAGCTGGGTTTTGACTATGCCACTTTTCTATTTACTACAAGTAGTAGGTTCCATGATTTGGGGTTTGggaaactaaaactaaaactaaaagcgAGCTACCCTTTTACGCCAGCACTCCGAGGAACACGCGTACTTCGAAATTTGATTGACCCCTCCACGGTCGACATTGGATGGTGTGATGAATAATATCGGAGGCAGGGAAAGATCATTTTCTTATGCGTTAGGTGCTCAAAGCAATGCTCCTAATGGATTCTTTGATTAGATTTTTTGGTAGTTCAGGCCTCATTATAATGACATATACTAATCACTTTCATTTTTGTTAATACTAGTTTTTAATGCATGTGATTCctaattattttgttaataaatttaacataatatatatgGATTTTCCGGTATttggaaatttaatattttaatcaatattttcattaaaaataacaaCTCAACCTTTTTCAAAAGGTTAATGATAGATTCAACTATTTTTAACAGGTCAAGAGcactaaatttataaatataaaaatagaataaagtcTTCACCATTAAAATTATGAGATAGATGTAATCtccatagattttttttttaagtcttaCAAGTAAAATCAAAGTATTAATACAAATACATTTTCAAGGAACTACAAGTATCAAACTATTATGGCACAGATTTTCCAAGGAATTACAAAGTAAAACCAAACCATTAAAGTATAACTAGAATAAGAACTAGTCTAGTTCTGACTAAAGCCAACAAACTGGACTAAAACCCATATATGTCAATTGCACTTAGACTCAAAGACCCACACATATGATTGTGTGTGGTGGATTTCGAATTTAAATACTCAAGACCGACAACCTTAATGAaatgaattataataaaaaaataaaattaccatcAAGTATATTATTATTGaccacttttttttaaaaatcagaaatatataacaaacattgtattttatttgatattcgtgaaattaataaataaattgtattctattaaaatcatatctatataaaacaattattttattatattaaaatttaaaataatattgaagtAGTAAAAGTATCAATGGAAGGATGAAGAAAAGTGTTAACAAAAagtttaataaaacattaaaataataagtattttaatgaaaaaaaacgttgaatagaaataaaaataaataaataaaatataaagataattaagaatGTTAAACAAAGAAAGAGAACATAAcgtgaatgaaaaagaaaaatagtattGATCACGCGGAATTGCAAAGTAGAGTTTTACTACCATATTCTCGGACGAGTGTTTATTTTTAATGCAATGCGTTAACTGTAGATAAACATTTTATCTATTCAAAAGAGCTCTAACTATTTGATTATCATATCGTTAAACTCTTTATAATTTGTATGGTTATGgttttagttaattaagttttagcttATAAATT
The genomic region above belongs to Gossypium hirsutum isolate 1008001.06 chromosome D05, Gossypium_hirsutum_v2.1, whole genome shotgun sequence and contains:
- the LOC107905186 gene encoding amino acid permease 6, which codes for MAKEMQKTSMFIERNPGDYENGDICKNLDDDGRPKRTGTWVTASAHIITAVIGSGVLSLAWAIAQLGWVVGPAVLMAFSFITYFTSTLLADCYRAPDPVHGKRNYTYMDVVRAYLGGRKVQLCGLAQYANLVGVTVGYTITASISMVAVKRSNCFHKHGHHVKCQTSNNPFMVIFACIQIVLSQIPNFHNLSWLSILAAIMSFAYSSIGLGLSIAKVAGGEPVRTTLTGVTVGVDVSGSEKIWRTFQAIGDIAFAYAYSTVLVEIQDTIKSSPPENKSMKRATTLGVSTTTLFYVLCGLVGYAAFGNDAPGNFLTGFGFYEPFWLIDFANICIAIHLIGAYQVFAQPLFGFVEGWCARQWPDSKFITREHAVDIPCYGVYYLNFFRLVWRTSYVVVTAVVAMIFPFFNDFLGLIGAGSFWPLTVYFPIEMHIAQTNLPKYSFRWTWLKILSWACLIVSLIAAAGSVQGLIQSLKTYKPFQTQE